CATCATTATCTGCTCGATTCAGCCTCTCTTTGCAATCCTCAAGCCTCTTCAACACGTTAAAAAACTGAGTCGACTCTGTACCGTAAATCATACTTTCCATTCTATTCCCGAGTTCCATAACTCGTACAAATATTTCAGATTGAACCAACATGAAATCTTCACTAACGATTCTCATCACCTCGAAGACCAAACTGTTAACTTGTAACGAATCCGGAGCGTCACAAATTCTCTCTGTGAAATCAACAAGaacatttatttcatttaataatTCCGAGTTCAACAAGCTCAAAACTTTTTGTTCTTTATCTTTGTTATCTACTATGTTTGAATCACATGAACAAAAGTAATAACCCAAAACCCTAGAAACCATCAAACTTTGTTCCAATAAACCAGCGTACCATCTAACCCAATTCGACAATTCCCACGTTTCCACATCGGAATTGTCTCTAAAATTCGATAGGTTAAGGAAGTTTTTGCCACCACAACATGGATAAAAAGAAAGCTGGTCTTTCAGAATGAAGGAGCCCCTGTTGATAACGTTATGAATCGTGAGAAGGCATTTTAGGGCAACGGAAGCACTTTGCGAGTCATGCAAGCGATCCATAAGTACTTCTATGCATGCACACGCGGTGAGGCGGGACCTGTTGCCAAAGTTGAGAACGGCGGCAAGACGCTTCTCAGATGGAGGAGACGGGTTATGCGTGGTGGCGTGGAGGACCGCGACGTTTACAGAGGCATGGCACTTGGTTATTGATAGTGTTGCTTGGATCAAGGAGGCTTTGTCTTTGAGAATATCTATGAAATTTCTTAGCTTCTTTAGCCTACCCATGGTGAGTCAAAGAAAGAGGATAAGGAGAGCCTAGAGAGGAAGGAGATATTAAGATGAATTTGAGAAAGCTTtagagatttttaattttattaatgtgtgtattaattaattaataattaattactacTATATCTTTGTTAATAGTTTAGAAACTTAGAATACAATGTAACAATACAATGTAACTATACTTTATATGTAATATAAAGTATAtacttaaataataaattgtatAGTCGGTGCATTGGTGCATGTATGGACCATAGTCAGCCTCGTGCCTGCCATTTCTTACCGTTTCTTCTGTAAGCCATATTTGTCAAATTGTGCTGATGGAAATATAAGAGCATAACTTTTTGACTTTATGCTAAATGTCCAATTAAGACCAGATAGAGAAAGGAGAAGTTTCAAAGgtatcccctttttttttttttttgaccattTCTACGATGTATGAAATTTCTGTCTTGATGCACTATATTATGGATATTCTAATTAagaaagttattattaattttaatatataaccTTATAGATTGACATGATGACATGACAATAAAACTCACATCaacaataattgaaaaaaaaaattctaattaaataatttctttctttgtgcCTTGTGTTTAACACATCAATTATaagataaatttaatattatttgtaatttcattaTAATCACTCTTTTATCTAACTTTTATATAGGTGCTAATAACTTGTTGGCCAATTGATACCCTGTCCTCCCCCTAAAAGGACAATTCAATCG
This DNA window, taken from Quercus robur chromosome 2, dhQueRobu3.1, whole genome shotgun sequence, encodes the following:
- the LOC126709056 gene encoding putative clathrin assembly protein At4g40080; translation: MGRLKKLRNFIDILKDKASLIQATLSITKCHASVNVAVLHATTHNPSPPSEKRLAAVLNFGNRSRLTACACIEVLMDRLHDSQSASVALKCLLTIHNVINRGSFILKDQLSFYPCCGGKNFLNLSNFRDNSDVETWELSNWVRWYAGLLEQSLMVSRVLGYYFCSCDSNIVDNKDKEQKVLSLLNSELLNEINVLVDFTERICDAPDSLQVNSLVFEVMRIVSEDFMLVQSEIFVRVMELGNRMESMIYGTESTQFFNVLKRLEDCKERLNRADNDGFWDLIRQTKKKVLMVKEKREEMRPAVVTMGHRDESAVSESTRFGKQIADSG